The following coding sequences are from one uncultured Cohaesibacter sp. window:
- a CDS encoding glucoamylase family protein: MVSTTPPRVSSLQKRLKENANAIHAAYLSNAEELEKHQNLVPAAEWLLDNYYLVDEQIRAVKSSLPLSYYQQLPKLIDGPLAGYPRVFGIAWAFVAHTDSHFDPEIFLRFIRAYQTVHPLSMGELWALPITLRIVLIENLRRLADQIVAGRNSRIAADTLVDQILVKKVASDVALAGISTAPLPERFAAQLAKRLRDYDADCLPILAWLEERLSSEGCSIDEVVLRSQQNLGASNLSVRNIITSLRLISGIEWSDAFESVNLVDAELRKSGTFALMDFATRDMYRNAIEVLARRSPLSEIEVTRQVMVLVSSAGSAASQDSRLSDPGYYLLLDGRPQLETKIDFKPPMRLSILRFSQRLGVGGYVGLISCIALMMLWASIWALNISSIPVGTLLCLAGFIPATEAATAFVNRFVIWSFGPVILPSMEFEHGVSIDSRTMVVVPTMLSNSEELLRQIELLEVHYLSGPEDDLTFALLLDRMDADQKFLAGEDAMIADGETAIEQLNKRYGLGVAGKRFLLLVRDRQFNASEGKWMGWERKRGKLQELNRLLRGAKDTTFIALDGTIPWVPDKVRYVITMDADTRLPRDVARKLIGKMSHPLNRPVLNKETQRIVNGYGILQPRVTPTLTTKGKNTLYHRVFSAPGGIDPYSSAISDVYQDLFGEGSYTGKGIYDVDAFEAALANRIPENAVLSHDLLEGIFVRSGLVSDIEVIDDFPSRYDVACKRQDRWVRGDWQLLPWVLAWPSHIKSVDLIGFAKILDNLRRSLVAPTLLACLGLVWMLPFSSALLGTCFVLCAVAIPEFVSCFFAVIPRNMGIRINSHFQMLGAEFNAAAIKTLLSLVFLPHQAAIMGRAIIKSVKRLYVTHSHMLQWVTAAQAELACELKLSGFYRLMIGGTALGLVMIAGLAALSLQSLPITGVFACLWLIAPLVAFQISRTSDKAKNAELTPTEKERLRAIARRTWRYFERFVTPADNMLPPDNFQEDPKPVIAHRTSPTNIGLYLLSAGAAYDFGWAGKSETVERLESCFETLRRMERFRGHFFNWYDTTNLKVLEPAYVSTVDSGNLAGHLIALSRACAEWKADLPIATVRVGMNDTLMLALEAFETVMVKSASTQRLGLLYEELKSGLNGAQDLEVIAPRMGRIARKSVVLANEVSIIPEKDRMPDLVYWTTALSRRIREFERDLSASPEVRDHLSLRLDAMADEARNMALAMDFTFLFVQKRKLLSIGYARAENKLDENCYDLLASEANLASFVAIAKGDIPTRHWFRLGRQSTPDKNGSALVSWSGSMFEYLMPSLVMQAPTDSLLNDTNRRVVALQQGYGRKLNLPWGISESAFNARDIEFTYQYSNFGVPGLGLKRGLSENRVIAPYATGLAAMFDARNASINYNRIADLGGCGPYGFYEALDFTQSRLPDGQKVAIVRNVMAHHQGMTIVAIANVMHDGLIRSRFHSDPLIMASELLLQERRPRYVPLVHPGAEEVKASTEEAIFNEPTIRRFKSPLVGAPITHLLSNGSYSVMLTARGAGYSRWGEIAISRWSEDSTHENFGSFIFLKDVDSGSVWSPAGHLAKRDLKQQQVVFAEDYGEYSCRNGLLSCRMDVLVSGEDDGEVRRITLSNAGLRARHIEVTSYSELVLASPISDAAHPVFSKMFVETEYLPEFGGLLANRRRRSPDEPEVWVSHFAIVEGEIAQEPQYETDRLKFFGRNRSLANAKALNDKASLSNTTGTVLDPIFSLRHRVSIAPGETLHITFWTLVAASRSELMNLLDKHHDHNSYDRAKTLAWTQAQVQLRHLNVSSSEAADFQSLTSALLYSDARFRASASVVASGAGRQSALWPLSISGDLPIVLLRISDMDGLPLVRRLLRAYAYWRMKGLHIDLIILNDLSTSYIQDLQSAIQTAMRSSQIRNENEHGSVLLLRSDQISLEAKSLLVSVARVSLVANHGSLSEQLGRIFQSDEASRTGVGSASPIPVIVSDQDLLPQPKDLEFFNGIGGFDKDGTEYVITLKDNDTTPAPWINVIANPHFGFQVSETGSGYCWAENSRENQLTPWSNDPVADPAGEAVYIRDEESGAVWCPTAQPIRDKGTYITRHGFGYSSFEHAASGIHSSLVQFVPLSDPIRISKLTLTNRSNRRRHLSVTVYNDWVLGSSRVKSEPFVLSERDEETGALFATKPWNTAFPDRVAFADSNGLQQEWTADRTGFIGRNSSLAHPEAMRGKKALSSTMGACLDPCAALRTTVVLEPGESHDFVSLLGQSRTREGAREIITQYRTCDIDACLSGVQRYWRDSLGAVQVKTPDRAMDIMLNGWLLYQTQACRIWARSGFYQASGAYGFRDQMQDHIALTFSQPEETRKHLLLAAGRQFVEGDVQHWWLPHSGQGVRTHISDDRVWLAFATATYIVQTGDDAILDEELPFLDGPLLAEGTHDAFFVPDISDQTGSLFEHCARALDLCLTLTGENGLPLIGTGDWNDGMNRVGEAGKGTSVWLGWLLLRSIHLFAPLAEKRDPKRAKLWTTHAISLLSSLENTAWDGQWYRRATFDDGLWLGASISEECKIDSIAQSWAVLSGAADRDRARMAMQSLDQHLVLRDEGLALLFTPPFDQSASDPGYIQGYPPGLRENGGQYTHAAMWAILAFAQLGEGEKAHALLSLVNPVNHALTPEATERYKVEPYVIAADVYSVAPHVGRGGWTWYTGSAGWMYQAGISGILGLRREGKTLNISPCIPKSWPSFHLHVRVDETDYDIAVSQTFVDKEDRAVATLDGKPHSVKNNSVRVHLDGAYHSLQFDLLRHETEADFLNE; encoded by the coding sequence GTGGTTTCGACAACCCCACCAAGAGTATCTTCGTTACAAAAGCGCCTCAAAGAGAATGCCAATGCGATTCATGCAGCTTATCTTTCCAACGCAGAAGAGCTGGAAAAACATCAGAATTTGGTTCCAGCTGCGGAATGGCTACTCGATAACTATTATCTGGTAGATGAGCAGATACGCGCCGTTAAAAGCAGCCTCCCTCTAAGCTACTACCAGCAACTGCCCAAATTGATTGATGGACCCTTGGCTGGCTATCCTCGCGTTTTCGGCATAGCTTGGGCCTTTGTTGCTCATACAGACAGTCATTTTGATCCCGAAATATTTCTAAGGTTTATTCGCGCCTATCAAACAGTCCATCCGCTTTCCATGGGCGAACTTTGGGCACTTCCTATCACGCTCCGTATTGTGTTGATTGAGAATCTTCGACGTCTGGCAGATCAGATCGTCGCCGGTCGAAACAGCCGTATTGCGGCCGACACCCTCGTCGACCAGATTTTGGTAAAAAAAGTCGCTTCTGATGTTGCTTTAGCCGGTATTTCAACCGCGCCTTTGCCCGAACGGTTCGCAGCGCAGCTGGCCAAGCGTTTGCGTGACTATGATGCCGATTGTTTGCCCATACTGGCGTGGCTTGAAGAGCGGCTATCTAGTGAAGGTTGCTCTATTGATGAGGTTGTTTTGCGCTCGCAACAAAATCTTGGCGCCTCCAACCTGTCCGTCCGTAACATAATAACCAGTTTGCGCCTTATTTCAGGCATTGAGTGGTCGGACGCGTTTGAAAGCGTGAATCTGGTTGATGCTGAACTGAGAAAAAGCGGAACTTTTGCTCTGATGGACTTTGCAACGCGGGACATGTATCGCAACGCTATTGAGGTTCTGGCACGCAGATCGCCTTTATCGGAAATCGAGGTGACGAGACAGGTCATGGTGCTGGTATCAAGCGCAGGAAGTGCAGCGTCGCAAGACAGCCGCCTCTCAGATCCCGGTTACTATCTGCTTCTAGATGGACGACCGCAGCTAGAAACCAAAATAGACTTCAAGCCCCCCATGCGCCTGTCGATACTCCGCTTCAGTCAACGGTTGGGCGTTGGCGGCTATGTCGGTCTTATCTCCTGTATCGCCCTCATGATGCTATGGGCGAGCATTTGGGCTTTGAATATCTCAAGTATCCCTGTCGGGACTCTGCTTTGTTTGGCCGGTTTCATTCCCGCAACGGAGGCAGCGACAGCATTCGTAAACCGGTTTGTGATCTGGAGCTTTGGCCCGGTTATCCTGCCCAGCATGGAGTTTGAGCACGGCGTCTCCATAGACTCGCGAACCATGGTGGTCGTTCCGACCATGCTGAGCAATTCGGAAGAGCTCCTCAGGCAGATTGAACTCCTTGAAGTCCATTATCTGTCCGGCCCGGAAGACGATCTCACATTCGCATTGCTGCTTGATCGTATGGATGCAGACCAGAAGTTCCTCGCTGGAGAAGATGCTATGATCGCAGATGGCGAAACAGCAATCGAGCAATTGAATAAACGTTATGGATTAGGCGTAGCGGGCAAGCGTTTTCTTCTTCTTGTTCGAGATCGACAGTTCAATGCGTCTGAGGGCAAATGGATGGGTTGGGAGCGCAAGCGAGGAAAGCTGCAAGAGCTCAATCGATTACTGCGAGGGGCAAAGGACACCACTTTCATTGCTCTCGATGGCACAATTCCCTGGGTTCCGGACAAAGTTCGCTACGTAATCACGATGGATGCTGACACCCGATTGCCAAGGGACGTCGCCCGCAAGCTAATCGGTAAAATGTCGCATCCCCTTAATCGTCCGGTTTTAAACAAAGAGACGCAACGCATTGTCAACGGCTACGGTATTCTCCAGCCGAGAGTAACCCCCACACTCACAACCAAGGGGAAAAATACTCTTTATCACCGGGTCTTTTCTGCACCCGGAGGCATAGACCCTTACTCTTCTGCCATTTCCGATGTTTACCAAGATCTATTTGGTGAGGGCTCTTATACTGGCAAGGGAATTTATGACGTAGATGCCTTTGAGGCCGCTCTGGCCAATCGCATTCCCGAGAATGCTGTCCTCAGCCACGATCTGCTCGAAGGGATATTCGTTCGTTCAGGTCTGGTTTCAGACATTGAAGTCATCGACGATTTTCCCTCTCGCTACGATGTGGCATGCAAACGCCAAGACCGCTGGGTCCGAGGCGATTGGCAATTGCTCCCGTGGGTATTGGCATGGCCCAGCCATATTAAGTCGGTAGATCTGATCGGCTTCGCGAAAATTCTTGACAATTTAAGGCGATCTCTGGTTGCTCCCACCTTGTTGGCGTGTCTCGGGCTGGTTTGGATGCTGCCCTTTTCGTCGGCTCTGTTGGGCACGTGTTTCGTTCTTTGTGCCGTGGCTATTCCCGAATTCGTATCTTGCTTCTTTGCCGTTATTCCCAGGAATATGGGGATACGCATCAATAGCCATTTCCAAATGCTGGGAGCGGAATTCAATGCAGCGGCAATCAAGACCTTGTTGTCGCTTGTCTTCCTGCCTCATCAGGCCGCGATCATGGGGCGCGCCATTATAAAATCAGTCAAGAGACTCTATGTGACGCACAGCCATATGCTGCAGTGGGTTACTGCGGCTCAGGCAGAGCTTGCGTGTGAACTGAAGCTTTCGGGGTTTTACCGACTAATGATCGGCGGAACAGCGTTGGGCCTTGTCATGATCGCGGGACTGGCTGCTTTGTCCCTTCAGTCATTGCCGATCACGGGAGTCTTTGCCTGTCTTTGGCTTATCGCTCCTCTCGTTGCTTTTCAGATCAGCCGCACATCTGACAAGGCAAAGAACGCCGAATTAACACCGACTGAGAAAGAGCGTCTGCGTGCGATAGCACGCCGCACTTGGCGCTATTTCGAAAGATTCGTCACTCCCGCTGACAATATGCTTCCTCCTGACAATTTTCAGGAAGACCCCAAGCCAGTCATCGCACACAGGACATCTCCGACCAATATTGGGCTTTATCTTTTATCGGCTGGCGCTGCCTATGATTTCGGATGGGCAGGAAAAAGCGAGACGGTCGAACGGCTGGAATCTTGCTTTGAAACCCTGCGTCGCATGGAACGTTTCCGCGGACATTTCTTCAACTGGTATGACACAACCAACTTAAAGGTTCTCGAGCCAGCTTATGTCTCCACGGTGGATAGCGGAAACCTTGCTGGCCATCTGATCGCTCTGTCAAGAGCATGTGCTGAATGGAAAGCTGACTTACCCATTGCTACAGTGCGAGTGGGAATGAACGACACGCTCATGTTGGCGCTTGAGGCGTTTGAGACCGTCATGGTCAAGTCTGCCAGCACTCAACGCCTTGGCCTGCTATATGAAGAACTCAAGTCCGGACTAAATGGGGCTCAGGACCTAGAGGTAATCGCGCCAAGAATGGGCCGTATTGCAAGAAAATCGGTTGTGCTGGCAAATGAGGTTTCCATTATTCCGGAAAAAGACCGTATGCCGGACCTGGTCTACTGGACCACAGCGCTATCGCGCAGAATTCGCGAGTTTGAAAGAGACCTGTCCGCTTCCCCAGAGGTGCGGGATCATTTGAGCCTTCGTTTGGACGCTATGGCTGATGAAGCGCGAAACATGGCGTTGGCTATGGATTTCACATTCCTCTTTGTCCAAAAGCGGAAACTGCTCTCCATCGGTTATGCGCGTGCCGAGAACAAGCTTGATGAGAATTGCTATGATCTTCTCGCCTCCGAAGCCAATCTTGCGAGCTTTGTGGCCATCGCAAAAGGGGATATTCCGACACGCCACTGGTTTAGACTCGGACGACAATCGACGCCAGACAAAAATGGGTCTGCCCTTGTTTCCTGGTCAGGTTCGATGTTTGAATATCTGATGCCTTCTCTGGTGATGCAGGCTCCCACTGATAGCCTTCTCAATGACACCAACCGTCGCGTTGTGGCGCTTCAGCAAGGCTATGGCAGAAAGCTGAACCTACCTTGGGGCATCTCTGAATCAGCGTTTAACGCCCGGGATATCGAGTTCACCTATCAATATTCCAATTTTGGGGTTCCCGGTCTGGGGTTGAAGCGCGGGCTTTCAGAGAACCGTGTGATTGCTCCCTATGCGACGGGGTTGGCTGCGATGTTCGACGCCCGCAATGCCTCGATCAACTATAATCGGATCGCTGATCTGGGAGGATGCGGACCTTACGGATTTTATGAGGCCCTGGATTTCACGCAATCCCGATTGCCCGATGGGCAGAAAGTGGCAATCGTCCGCAATGTGATGGCCCATCATCAGGGCATGACCATTGTTGCCATCGCCAACGTTATGCATGACGGGCTCATACGATCCCGTTTTCACAGCGATCCGCTCATCATGGCCAGCGAGCTTTTGTTGCAAGAACGCAGACCGCGTTATGTGCCACTGGTTCATCCCGGAGCCGAAGAAGTGAAAGCCTCAACTGAAGAGGCCATATTCAACGAGCCCACAATCCGGCGCTTCAAGTCTCCACTGGTTGGGGCACCAATTACCCATTTGCTCTCAAATGGCAGCTATAGTGTGATGTTGACAGCACGCGGCGCCGGTTACAGCCGGTGGGGCGAGATTGCCATTTCGCGCTGGAGTGAGGATTCCACCCACGAAAACTTCGGTTCTTTCATCTTCCTCAAAGATGTCGATTCCGGCTCTGTTTGGTCTCCTGCCGGTCATCTGGCCAAACGAGACCTGAAACAACAGCAAGTAGTCTTTGCCGAGGATTATGGGGAGTATTCCTGCCGCAACGGATTGCTCTCCTGTCGTATGGACGTGCTGGTTTCGGGTGAAGATGATGGTGAAGTGAGACGGATAACGCTCTCCAATGCGGGGCTAAGAGCGCGTCATATTGAAGTCACGTCCTATAGCGAGCTGGTTCTTGCTTCCCCGATATCGGATGCCGCTCATCCTGTCTTTTCCAAGATGTTTGTTGAAACGGAATATCTGCCCGAATTTGGGGGGCTCCTGGCAAATCGTCGTCGTCGTTCACCAGACGAGCCGGAAGTCTGGGTTAGTCATTTTGCAATTGTGGAAGGGGAAATAGCGCAAGAGCCACAATATGAAACGGACAGGCTGAAGTTTTTTGGGCGCAATCGCTCGCTTGCCAATGCAAAAGCTTTAAACGACAAGGCTTCGCTTTCCAATACAACGGGTACAGTCCTGGATCCGATCTTTTCCCTAAGGCATCGGGTCAGCATCGCTCCCGGCGAAACATTGCACATCACTTTTTGGACGTTGGTGGCAGCGTCTCGTTCCGAGTTGATGAATTTGCTTGATAAGCACCACGACCACAATTCCTATGATCGAGCAAAAACTTTGGCTTGGACACAGGCGCAGGTGCAATTGCGCCACCTGAACGTGTCTTCAAGCGAAGCGGCAGATTTCCAGAGTTTGACCTCGGCACTTCTCTATTCAGATGCCCGATTCCGTGCGTCTGCTTCAGTGGTCGCCAGTGGGGCTGGACGCCAATCAGCGCTGTGGCCATTGTCAATTTCCGGAGACCTTCCCATCGTCCTGTTACGGATATCAGACATGGATGGCTTGCCGCTCGTGAGACGGCTGCTTCGTGCCTATGCCTATTGGCGTATGAAAGGGCTCCATATCGATCTCATCATATTGAACGATCTTTCAACCAGCTACATCCAGGATTTGCAGTCCGCAATACAAACGGCGATGAGATCGTCTCAGATCCGCAATGAAAATGAACATGGATCTGTCTTGCTTCTGCGCTCAGACCAGATCAGTCTGGAAGCAAAATCCCTTCTGGTTTCGGTTGCACGCGTGTCGCTTGTAGCCAATCACGGGTCCCTATCTGAGCAATTGGGCCGTATTTTCCAGTCGGACGAGGCGTCAAGGACTGGTGTTGGCAGTGCATCTCCTATTCCCGTCATTGTCTCAGACCAGGACCTCTTGCCACAGCCAAAGGATCTGGAGTTTTTCAACGGGATTGGAGGCTTCGATAAAGATGGCACAGAATATGTCATCACTCTGAAGGATAACGACACTACGCCTGCACCATGGATCAATGTGATTGCCAATCCACATTTCGGCTTTCAGGTCTCGGAGACGGGGAGCGGATATTGCTGGGCAGAGAATAGCCGCGAGAACCAGCTAACGCCGTGGTCCAATGATCCGGTGGCTGATCCTGCGGGTGAGGCAGTTTATATTCGCGATGAGGAGAGTGGTGCGGTTTGGTGTCCGACGGCTCAACCCATTCGTGACAAAGGCACCTACATAACGCGCCACGGGTTCGGCTACAGCTCGTTCGAGCATGCCGCAAGTGGGATCCACTCCAGTTTGGTGCAATTCGTACCTCTGTCGGATCCGATCAGGATTTCCAAGTTAACATTGACCAACAGGTCCAATCGGAGGCGGCACTTGTCCGTCACGGTCTACAATGACTGGGTTTTAGGTTCGTCCCGGGTCAAGTCCGAGCCTTTTGTTCTAAGCGAGCGAGATGAAGAAACCGGCGCTCTGTTTGCAACCAAACCGTGGAATACAGCCTTCCCCGATAGGGTTGCATTTGCCGATTCTAACGGTCTTCAGCAGGAATGGACGGCCGATCGAACCGGCTTTATCGGACGAAACAGCAGCCTTGCCCATCCGGAAGCCATGAGAGGTAAAAAAGCACTCTCTAGCACCATGGGTGCGTGCCTTGATCCGTGTGCAGCACTGCGCACCACCGTTGTGTTGGAACCGGGTGAGAGCCACGATTTTGTCTCCCTTCTTGGACAAAGTCGCACCAGAGAGGGCGCTCGTGAAATTATCACCCAATACCGCACCTGTGATATCGATGCGTGCCTGTCCGGGGTTCAACGCTATTGGAGGGATAGTTTGGGAGCGGTTCAGGTTAAAACCCCCGATCGTGCCATGGACATCATGCTCAATGGTTGGCTCCTCTATCAGACGCAAGCTTGCCGCATCTGGGCGCGCTCAGGATTTTATCAGGCAAGTGGAGCCTATGGGTTCCGAGACCAGATGCAGGACCATATCGCACTGACCTTCTCTCAACCGGAGGAAACGCGAAAGCATCTTCTCCTTGCTGCCGGAAGGCAGTTCGTGGAAGGTGACGTCCAGCATTGGTGGCTCCCTCATTCAGGCCAGGGGGTCCGCACGCACATTTCCGATGACCGGGTATGGTTGGCCTTTGCCACGGCAACTTACATTGTCCAAACCGGGGATGATGCCATTCTCGATGAAGAACTGCCGTTTCTGGATGGTCCTCTGTTGGCAGAAGGAACCCATGATGCCTTCTTCGTGCCAGACATTTCCGACCAAACAGGAAGCCTGTTTGAGCATTGCGCCCGTGCTCTGGATTTGTGTCTAACTTTAACGGGAGAAAACGGTTTGCCGCTAATCGGCACTGGCGACTGGAATGACGGCATGAACCGTGTTGGTGAAGCAGGCAAGGGAACAAGCGTTTGGCTCGGTTGGCTGCTTTTGCGGAGCATTCATCTTTTTGCACCGTTGGCAGAAAAACGTGATCCCAAACGGGCTAAACTCTGGACCACACATGCAATCTCCTTGCTCTCGTCCCTTGAAAATACTGCATGGGATGGGCAATGGTATCGTCGGGCAACCTTTGATGATGGCCTCTGGCTGGGAGCGTCGATCAGTGAAGAATGCAAAATCGATTCCATCGCCCAATCATGGGCTGTCTTGTCTGGTGCGGCAGACAGGGATCGCGCACGAATGGCCATGCAGTCTCTAGATCAACATCTGGTACTCAGGGATGAGGGCTTGGCCTTGTTGTTCACTCCCCCCTTCGATCAGTCTGCCAGTGATCCAGGTTATATCCAGGGCTATCCGCCGGGGTTACGCGAGAATGGCGGACAATATACTCACGCAGCGATGTGGGCGATCCTAGCCTTTGCTCAACTGGGGGAAGGCGAGAAGGCACATGCGCTTTTGTCATTGGTCAATCCGGTCAATCATGCACTAACCCCAGAGGCAACAGAGCGATACAAGGTGGAACCCTATGTGATTGCCGCAGATGTCTATTCTGTCGCGCCTCATGTCGGACGCGGTGGGTGGACCTGGTATACAGGTTCTGCCGGATGGATGTATCAGGCTGGCATCTCTGGAATTCTCGGGTTGAGGCGCGAAGGAAAAACGCTGAATATTTCTCCTTGTATTCCGAAAAGCTGGCCAAGCTTTCACCTGCATGTGCGGGTCGATGAGACCGACTATGACATTGCTGTTTCGCAGACTTTTGTAGACAAAGAGGACAGAGCAGTCGCTACTCTGGATGGCAAACCGCATTCAGTGAAGAATAACAGCGTACGCGTTCATTTGGATGGAGCATATCATAGCCTGCAATTTGATTTGTTGAGGCATGAAACGGAAGCAGACTTTCTTAACGAGTGA
- a CDS encoding Crp/Fnr family transcriptional regulator, with amino-acid sequence MKTILNTPIAEKLSAFIRLSEQELEILGQLLKQSRKVRVGQDLVHQGQSNQAAFILMSGWVCSYKIQADGTRQIVDFQIPGDFLGVRSVLFHTSDHNIEPITEVEVCEILIPRLLDTFAQHPRLAMALLWALSRDEAMVVEHLVNIGRRNPAERMAHFLLELGTRLSLIGAGSKTGFTCPLTQPLLADALGLSAVHVNRVLRQLREVGMATFRNGQVVFDNYDRLVAFADFDSSYLDQAGPLLT; translated from the coding sequence ATGAAGACGATCCTGAACACGCCAATTGCAGAAAAACTAAGCGCTTTCATTCGACTTTCCGAACAAGAACTAGAGATTTTGGGACAACTTCTCAAACAGAGCAGGAAAGTTCGAGTTGGGCAGGATCTGGTGCATCAAGGTCAGTCAAATCAGGCTGCCTTTATTTTGATGAGTGGCTGGGTGTGCTCCTACAAAATTCAGGCTGACGGAACCCGACAAATCGTTGATTTCCAGATACCAGGTGATTTTTTGGGTGTAAGAAGTGTTTTGTTTCACACTTCTGATCACAACATCGAGCCTATAACAGAAGTTGAAGTGTGTGAAATCTTGATACCTCGCCTTCTCGATACCTTTGCTCAACACCCACGGCTTGCCATGGCTTTGCTCTGGGCATTGTCCAGGGACGAGGCCATGGTGGTTGAGCATCTGGTCAATATTGGACGTCGCAATCCTGCAGAACGCATGGCCCATTTTCTTCTTGAGCTAGGGACCCGCCTTTCTCTCATAGGCGCTGGCAGCAAAACCGGCTTTACCTGCCCGCTCACTCAACCTCTTCTTGCCGACGCGCTGGGCCTGAGTGCTGTGCATGTCAATCGAGTCTTGAGACAGTTGCGAGAAGTCGGAATGGCGACTTTTCGCAATGGGCAGGTGGTTTTTGACAATTATGATCGCTTGGTCGCATTTGCTGATTTTGACTCATCTTACCTCGATCAGGCTGGCCCTCTGCTGACATAG
- a CDS encoding DUF1488 family protein, whose protein sequence is MGLVFPNQTCNVDEDAGIVRFSGYDGLMEIRFSMTLETLDHLTKTYGEERQPHRQAFENLRSRIQNAAIRTYNRTRKSFYRLGADSNF, encoded by the coding sequence ATGGGCTTAGTCTTTCCAAACCAGACCTGCAACGTGGATGAAGACGCAGGGATTGTTCGATTTTCCGGATATGACGGCCTGATGGAAATCCGCTTTTCCATGACGCTAGAAACGCTTGATCATCTTACGAAAACCTATGGCGAAGAGCGCCAACCACATAGGCAAGCCTTTGAAAATCTGAGATCTCGCATTCAGAATGCCGCAATACGCACCTATAACAGGACAAGGAAATCTTTCTACAGATTAGGAGCGGATTCCAATTTCTAG